Proteins from one Entomospira culicis genomic window:
- a CDS encoding electron transfer flavoprotein subunit alpha/FixB family protein: MNIAEYKGVMVFAEQRDGVLESVGLELIGEASRLAAHLKESVTAVLVGSNIKSLATELASYGADRVIIVDDAVLSHYDTEAYTQAVTAVVNKYKPEIFLVGATTLGRDLAPRLSGRLRTGLTADCTELSIDEATRELWSTRPTFGGNLLATIVCPDHRPQMSSVRPGVMAKLAKDTSRKADVIEEQITFDKSKFKVRFIDKVVDKSKKIDITEAKVLVAGGRGVGKEGMPLLINLAQSLHGELAGTRALVEEGMVESSRQVGQTGKTVKPDLYIAAGISGAIQHVIGMENSELTIAINTDKEAPIFQVADLGVVANFHEVAPVLIKKLGEIQA; the protein is encoded by the coding sequence ATGAATATTGCAGAATATAAAGGTGTGATGGTTTTTGCCGAACAGCGCGATGGGGTTTTAGAGAGCGTTGGTTTAGAGCTCATTGGTGAGGCGAGTCGTTTGGCTGCGCATTTAAAAGAGAGTGTAACGGCGGTTTTGGTGGGATCCAACATTAAAAGCTTGGCTACGGAGTTGGCAAGCTATGGTGCTGATCGCGTAATTATTGTTGATGATGCGGTGCTATCTCATTACGATACCGAAGCTTATACCCAAGCTGTAACCGCGGTGGTCAATAAGTACAAACCTGAAATCTTTTTGGTGGGCGCTACGACATTGGGGCGTGATTTGGCTCCGCGGCTATCGGGTCGCTTACGCACTGGTCTTACTGCTGACTGTACCGAGCTCTCGATTGATGAGGCAACGCGCGAGTTGTGGTCGACACGCCCAACCTTTGGTGGTAACTTATTGGCGACGATTGTCTGCCCCGACCATCGTCCACAAATGTCGAGTGTGCGCCCCGGCGTGATGGCTAAATTGGCTAAAGATACCAGCCGTAAAGCCGATGTCATTGAGGAACAGATCACCTTTGATAAGAGTAAATTTAAGGTGCGTTTCATCGACAAGGTGGTGGATAAATCTAAAAAGATCGACATTACCGAAGCCAAGGTGTTGGTAGCAGGTGGTCGCGGTGTCGGTAAGGAAGGTATGCCTCTCTTAATCAATCTTGCACAGTCGCTTCATGGCGAGCTTGCTGGTACGCGCGCCCTTGTTGAAGAGGGAATGGTTGAGAGTTCGCGTCAAGTAGGGCAGACGGGCAAGACCGTTAAACCCGACCTCTATATTGCAGCTGGCATCTCTGGTGCAATTCAACACGTTATTGGTATGGAGAATTCTGAGCTTACCATCGCTATCAACACCGATAAGGAAGCCCCGATTTTTCAAGTTGCCGATTTGGGTGTTGTTGCCAATTTCCATGAGGTTGCTCCTGTTCTCATTAAAAAGTTAGGAGAAATTCAAGCGTAA